The genomic window ACGGCCCGGGCCGGAACGCGACGTCCTTCATGCCCCACACCAACAGGGTTGGCTTGGCGCCCAACCTTTTTGGCACGTCGCGAGCGAGGCGCTCCAGTAGGGGGCGTGCCGCCAGGATCTCCTTGGGCATCTCGGCGACGCCCGCCCGCGCGGCGGGGTTGGGCTGTACGGCGCGGTAATGCTCCATCACGGCGTCGCTGGGTCGACGCTCGCAGCCCGCTGGGATCAACCGCTCGACGAAGAAGTTGCGGTGCAGGATCGCGTACTGCAGCGGCGGACTGGACATCACCTTGCTGAAGATCTTCGTCGTCGCCACGTCGGCGGGCCAGAACCAGGTGTTGCCCAACACAATCCCGCGCACCCGGTCGGCGCGTTCCACGGCGACGGCCAGGCTGATCGGCCCGCCCCAGTCCTGGCCCATCGTCAGGTACCCGTCCAGACCCAGATGGTCGACGAGTTCGCCGAGCACTGCGGCGTGCTCCTGGGCGGTGTAGCCGAATCCCGGCGGCCGCTCGGAAAGACCGAAGCCGAGATAATCCGGTGCGATACAACGGAATTTGTCCCGGAGCGCCATGATGATGTCGCG from Mycobacterium kubicae includes these protein-coding regions:
- a CDS encoding haloalkane dehalogenase — protein: MPGFTPDPQLYPFESRWFDNSRGRLHYVDEGNGPPLLLCHGNPTWSFLYRDIIMALRDKFRCIAPDYLGFGLSERPPGFGYTAQEHAAVLGELVDHLGLDGYLTMGQDWGGPISLAVAVERADRVRGIVLGNTWFWPADVATTKIFSKVMSSPPLQYAILHRNFFVERLIPAGCERRPSDAVMEHYRAVQPNPAARAGVAEMPKEILAARPLLERLARDVPKRLGAKPTLLVWGMKDVAFRPGPSIPRMQATFPDHVLVELPTAKHYIQEDAPQRIAAAIIDRFG